The Belonocnema kinseyi isolate 2016_QV_RU_SX_M_011 chromosome 10, B_treatae_v1, whole genome shotgun sequence genome has a window encoding:
- the LOC117181075 gene encoding uncharacterized protein LOC117181075: MARPINKKNLKPILEELSADWNEISKLPLKSQKLMISNAKHGRLLSLYLLIFLYSSAFAFLLTPIFLLWKRRSVNETVQSLPFKSHYPFEFKTSPTYEFIYISQCASGIVITISTYVGRKVYELKWYNIKPQHVRSMILIMIRSQKPLELSARNFFSMSFSTFTNIIMSAFSYASFLLAINEKIL; the protein is encoded by the exons ATGGCCCGACC aataaataagaaaaatctcAAACCTATTTTAGAAGAATTATCAGCTGATTGGAATGAAATTTCGAAGCTACCGTTAAAGTCTCAGAAACTCATGATTTCCAATGCAAAACATGGAAGGCTGCTCAGTTTGTATCttctcatttttttgtattcttcagCATTTG CTTTTCTATTAACACCAATATTTTTGCTGTGGAAAAGGAGATCAGTTAACGAAACTGTTCAAAGTCTGCCGTttaagtctcattatccttttgaatttaaaacttcgcCAACCTACGAATTTATTTACATCTCGCAATGCGCTTCAGGCATTGTTATTACAATA AGTACGTATGTTGGTCGAAAGGTCTACGAATTAAAATGGTATAACATCAAACCACAACATGTTCGTTCAATGATATTAATTATGATTCGATCCCAGAAACCACTGGAACTTTCTGCAAGAAATTTCTTCTCTATGTCTTTTTCTACATTCACCAAT ATTATAATGTCAGCTTTCTCGTATGCATCATTTCTCCTGGCGATAAACGAAAAGATCCTTTAA